In one Nostoc sp. KVJ3 genomic region, the following are encoded:
- a CDS encoding ABC transporter ATP-binding protein → MEVIRLDNVSLWRRTQEEFSYDFKKTLLSILEGKYRQPAKKLVLDKINLVVERGEKIGIIGANGSGKSTLLKIICGILQPTTGSVRVRGQIAPLIELGGGFDAEISVMDNILLYGVLLGFSRADMQQRIQSILEFAELQDYTLMPVKGLSSGMVARLGFAIATDIQPDILILDEVLSVGDESFKNKCKQRMDKFWEAHVTIIVVSHSMEFIQQSCDKAIWLNKGNIKLAGEANEVVRVYLKSVNQGQSFSS, encoded by the coding sequence ATGGAAGTAATTCGCCTGGATAATGTTTCGCTATGGCGACGCACACAAGAAGAGTTTTCCTATGACTTTAAGAAAACGCTGCTTTCTATATTAGAGGGCAAATATCGCCAGCCTGCAAAGAAGTTAGTATTAGACAAAATTAATTTAGTGGTCGAAAGGGGGGAAAAAATAGGTATTATTGGGGCTAATGGCTCTGGTAAATCAACACTTTTAAAGATAATTTGTGGCATTCTTCAACCGACGACTGGTTCAGTAAGAGTGCGAGGTCAAATTGCTCCTTTGATTGAACTCGGAGGAGGGTTTGATGCAGAAATTTCTGTCATGGATAATATTTTGTTGTATGGAGTGCTGCTGGGATTTTCCAGAGCAGATATGCAACAAAGAATTCAGTCAATTTTGGAGTTTGCAGAATTACAGGATTATACACTCATGCCTGTGAAGGGGTTATCTTCGGGTATGGTTGCACGGCTAGGATTTGCGATCGCTACTGATATACAACCAGATATTTTGATACTAGATGAAGTGTTATCAGTAGGAGATGAGAGTTTTAAGAACAAATGTAAGCAAAGGATGGATAAGTTTTGGGAGGCTCATGTCACAATTATAGTTGTTTCTCATTCAATGGAGTTTATACAACAATCTTGTGATAAAGCCATTTGGTTAAATAAGGGTAATATAAAATTGGCTGGAGAAGCTAATGAAGTTGTAAGAGTCTATCTTAAAAGTGTTAATCAAGGTCAATCTTTTTCTAGTTAA
- a CDS encoding ABC transporter permease, which yields MIISLKDNSTWLQVRRYWELLHVLVSRNLKVRYRGSFLGVYWSLLNPLIMTGLYTAIFGATFASYYGNSIMNYVLAAFTGLVVINFFSASTSQALGSVVGNGSLLNKIRLPVSVFPLSMIAASVFQFSVGTFPLLVIMTLINSKSLVNVAALVFPFLALILVSTGIGFLVSALYVFFRDLPYFYELVVFVICLSSPIFYPAAIVAKQVKPFLSLNPLSPIIESLRQITLSGSPPDLGLIWGALLSGVIILTLGWTCFHLWRHQFMDLL from the coding sequence ATGATAATTTCGCTTAAAGATAATTCAACTTGGTTGCAGGTGCGGCGCTATTGGGAATTGCTGCACGTTTTGGTATCGCGTAACCTGAAAGTTCGCTACCGTGGGTCGTTTTTAGGTGTATATTGGTCGCTGTTGAACCCGTTGATTATGACTGGCTTATATACGGCAATCTTTGGCGCGACTTTTGCATCCTATTATGGCAATTCCATAATGAACTATGTATTGGCAGCCTTTACAGGGTTGGTGGTTATAAATTTTTTCTCGGCTTCCACTTCTCAGGCATTGGGTAGTGTAGTTGGTAATGGCTCACTTCTGAATAAAATTCGTCTGCCAGTGAGCGTTTTTCCTCTATCGATGATTGCAGCAAGTGTATTTCAATTTTCGGTGGGAACATTTCCCTTATTAGTGATTATGACTTTGATTAATTCCAAAAGTCTAGTAAATGTTGCAGCATTGGTATTTCCATTTCTAGCTCTAATCTTAGTTTCTACAGGAATTGGATTTTTGGTAAGCGCTTTATACGTATTTTTTAGAGATTTACCTTATTTTTATGAGTTAGTTGTATTTGTGATTTGCCTCAGTAGTCCTATATTTTATCCAGCAGCTATTGTAGCAAAGCAGGTAAAGCCATTCTTAAGCTTAAATCCGCTATCACCCATTATTGAAAGTCTGCGTCAAATTACATTATCAGGATCTCCACCAGATTTAGGTTTAATTTGGGGCGCTTTACTTAGTGGCGTAATTATTTTGACCCTGGGATGGACGTGTTTTCATCTGTGGCGACATCAGTTTATGGATTTACTGTAA
- a CDS encoding Uma2 family endonuclease yields the protein MTTTIKIVNPNIEYPSSDGEPLAESYLHLYAILTTLEVIKQYLAGRQATVLADQFLYYAQGFPKLRVAPDVMVIFDVPPGGRDSYKVWEEGQVPQVVFEMTSQGTQKQDQEQKKNLYEQLGILEYWLFDPKGEWIEEKLRGYRLEDEAYQLITDGISQPLGLRVAVEGELLGFYRLDTGEKLLTPTELAEQLQQERQRADKLAEYLRSLGVDPDSLS from the coding sequence ATGACTACAACCATCAAAATAGTCAATCCCAACATCGAATATCCCAGTTCCGACGGTGAACCATTGGCAGAATCATACCTACATCTCTACGCAATTCTCACCACCTTAGAAGTAATTAAACAATACCTAGCAGGCAGACAAGCCACAGTTTTAGCAGACCAATTTCTCTACTATGCTCAAGGGTTTCCTAAATTAAGAGTTGCACCAGATGTAATGGTAATTTTTGATGTGCCGCCTGGGGGTCGGGATAGTTATAAAGTTTGGGAGGAAGGTCAAGTTCCCCAGGTGGTATTTGAAATGACTTCTCAAGGAACTCAAAAACAAGACCAAGAGCAAAAGAAAAATCTCTATGAACAATTAGGGATTTTAGAATATTGGTTATTTGACCCCAAGGGGGAATGGATTGAAGAAAAGTTAAGAGGATATAGGTTAGAGGATGAAGCTTACCAGTTAATTACCGATGGTATATCTCAACCTTTAGGATTAAGAGTGGCGGTGGAGGGTGAACTATTGGGATTTTATCGTCTAGATACCGGGGAGAAATTACTCACACCGACTGAACTGGCTGAACAATTACAACAAGAACGCCAACGGGCTGATAAACTGGCAGAATATTTGCGATCGCTCGGAGTCGATCCGGATAGCTTGAGCTAG
- a CDS encoding Uma2 family endonuclease, which yields MLVTAQQLEQQMPDATQLLSDEPEMETSLHYMQLLLLVTSLEWLWRDCNDFFIGANLTIYFSRQQLRNRDFRGPDFFLVKDTEKRSRNSWVVWEEDGRYPDLIIELLSESTADIDRNLKKNLYENRFHTPEYFWFSPENLEFMGWELVGNKYQEITPNARGWRWSDVLRLYLGIEGGKLRYFTPDGDLVPTPEEAAIAAQQMAIAAQQEASLAQQQASLAQQEASLAQQQASEAELQLEQERLRSQRLAEHLRSLGVNPDSLS from the coding sequence GTGTTGGTTACAGCGCAACAGCTAGAACAGCAGATGCCCGATGCAACTCAGTTGTTAAGTGATGAGCCGGAGATGGAAACTTCATTGCACTATATGCAGCTACTGCTGCTAGTAACTTCCCTTGAGTGGCTGTGGCGTGACTGTAATGATTTCTTTATAGGTGCGAATCTAACAATTTATTTTAGCCGTCAGCAGTTGCGAAATCGAGATTTTCGAGGGCCAGACTTTTTTTTGGTCAAAGACACCGAAAAGCGATCGCGTAATTCCTGGGTAGTCTGGGAAGAAGATGGTCGTTATCCAGATTTGATTATTGAATTACTTTCTGAAAGTACGGCTGATATTGACCGAAATTTGAAGAAAAATCTCTATGAAAATCGATTTCACACACCAGAATATTTTTGGTTTTCGCCGGAAAATCTGGAATTTATGGGTTGGGAATTGGTAGGTAACAAGTATCAGGAAATTACACCCAATGCGCGGGGATGGCGTTGGAGCGATGTGCTTAGGTTGTATTTAGGCATAGAAGGAGGTAAACTACGCTACTTCACACCTGATGGCGATTTAGTTCCCACACCAGAGGAAGCTGCTATTGCAGCGCAACAGATGGCGATCGCAGCCCAGCAAGAAGCATCACTTGCCCAGCAACAGGCATCACTTGCCCAGCAAGAAGCATCACTTGCCCAGCAACAGGCATCTGAGGCAGAATTGCAGTTGGAACAAGAACGACTGCGATCGCAACGCTTGGCGGAACATTTGCGATCGTTAGGAGTTAATCCAGATAGCTTGAGTTAA
- a CDS encoding DUF2862 domain-containing protein, which produces MEIGQKVKVFRLRDRVSAPIVKKLGQVGIIQGYKVIDAGIGVVVLFEDNTSTWFFEDEIKPV; this is translated from the coding sequence ATGGAAATCGGACAAAAGGTTAAAGTGTTTCGTTTACGCGATCGCGTTTCTGCCCCAATTGTAAAAAAACTAGGACAAGTGGGTATCATCCAAGGCTACAAAGTCATTGATGCTGGCATCGGTGTAGTGGTGCTATTTGAGGACAATACTTCCACTTGGTTTTTTGAAGATGAAATTAAACCTGTGTAG
- a CDS encoding ArsA family ATPase — protein MALILTFLGKGGTARTKIAIAAAKLLASQGKRVLLAGQAEPTLSILLGTPIAADPQEIAPKLQAVQFKASLLLERNWDEVKKLEAQYLRTPIFKEVFGQELVVLPGMDSALALNAIREYDASGKYDAIVYDGTGDSLMLRMLGLPESLSWYVRRFRQLFVNSDLGKTITESPLIQPLISSFFNINWTADNFAAPTNQVNNFLEKGRAALADPKRVAAFLVTTGDPIEVANARYLWGSAQQIGLTVGGVLLVSSETSVNLSEEFIPLPVSVVPDSTTGDWQTLIDALPNFEAQALQAPKPIEIDIHNRQIRLFLPGFDKKHVKLTQYGPEVTIEAGDQRRNIPLPPALSGRTVAGAKFQNNYLIISF, from the coding sequence ATGGCTCTAATATTGACATTTTTGGGCAAAGGCGGCACCGCTCGTACCAAAATTGCGATCGCCGCCGCCAAATTATTGGCAAGTCAAGGCAAACGCGTACTCCTCGCAGGACAAGCAGAACCAACATTATCAATCCTGTTGGGTACTCCCATTGCTGCTGATCCCCAAGAAATCGCTCCCAAGCTACAGGCGGTACAGTTTAAGGCATCTTTACTGCTAGAACGCAACTGGGATGAAGTAAAAAAACTTGAGGCTCAATATCTCCGCACACCCATTTTTAAAGAGGTTTTTGGTCAAGAACTGGTAGTATTACCAGGAATGGACAGCGCCCTAGCCCTCAATGCGATCCGCGAATATGATGCCAGTGGCAAATATGATGCGATCGTCTACGATGGCACGGGTGACTCTTTAATGTTGCGAATGTTGGGCTTGCCAGAATCTCTTAGTTGGTATGTCCGGCGATTTCGCCAATTGTTTGTCAACTCCGATTTGGGGAAGACAATTACTGAATCGCCCTTAATTCAACCGCTAATTAGCAGCTTTTTCAATATCAACTGGACAGCAGATAACTTTGCAGCGCCCACTAACCAAGTCAATAATTTCTTGGAAAAGGGGAGAGCCGCTCTAGCCGATCCCAAACGTGTTGCTGCATTCTTAGTGACCACAGGAGATCCTATTGAGGTAGCAAATGCTCGTTATTTGTGGGGTAGCGCTCAACAAATTGGTTTAACTGTAGGTGGCGTTCTGCTTGTGTCTTCTGAGACTAGCGTCAATCTGTCAGAGGAATTTATACCCCTACCCGTGAGCGTCGTTCCCGACTCAACTACAGGTGACTGGCAAACACTAATAGACGCTTTACCCAACTTTGAAGCACAAGCTTTACAGGCTCCTAAACCAATTGAAATAGACATCCACAATCGTCAAATCCGCTTGTTCTTGCCAGGATTTGACAAAAAGCATGTCAAGCTGACCCAATATGGGCCAGAAGTCACCATAGAAGCAGGAGACCAGCGACGGAATATTCCTCTACCCCCGGCTTTGAGTGGCAGAACCGTTGCCGGAGCAAAGTTTCAGAATAATTATTTGATAATTTCGTTTTAA
- the chlG gene encoding chlorophyll synthase ChlG, producing the protein MSESTPITPDPNPTEAIDSVAINPSQQAIATSDRNAKTRQLLGMKGAAAGETSIWKIRLQLMKPITWIPLIWGVVCGAASSGNYTWTLENVLKVLTCMLLAGPLMTGYTQILNDYYDREIDAINEPYRPIPSGAIPLPQVIIQIWVLLIAGNGLAFVLDVWSGHEFPTITAIAIIGSFIAYIYSAPPLKLKQNGWLGSYALGASYITLPWSTGHALFGELNSTIVILTMFYSLAGLGIAIVNDFKSVEGDRQLGLNSLPVMFGITTAAWICVVTIDVFQGFIAAYLVSIHENLYAAILVLLIIPQITLQDMYFLRDPVKNDVKYQASAQPFLVLGMLVTGLALGHAGI; encoded by the coding sequence ATGTCAGAATCAACTCCCATTACCCCAGACCCCAATCCAACTGAGGCTATAGACTCAGTAGCAATTAATCCCAGCCAACAAGCAATAGCAACGAGCGATCGCAATGCGAAAACTAGGCAGTTGCTGGGGATGAAAGGTGCAGCTGCTGGGGAAACTTCAATTTGGAAAATTCGTTTACAGCTAATGAAGCCCATTACCTGGATTCCCCTGATTTGGGGCGTAGTCTGTGGTGCGGCTTCTTCAGGTAACTATACTTGGACGCTGGAAAATGTGTTGAAAGTATTAACCTGTATGCTGCTAGCTGGGCCATTAATGACAGGTTACACCCAAATCCTCAATGATTACTACGATCGCGAAATCGATGCCATCAATGAACCCTATCGCCCGATTCCCTCTGGGGCAATTCCCTTACCCCAGGTAATTATTCAGATTTGGGTATTGCTGATTGCTGGTAATGGTTTGGCATTTGTGCTAGATGTGTGGTCTGGTCATGAATTTCCGACAATTACAGCGATCGCAATTATCGGTTCTTTCATCGCCTATATTTATTCTGCACCTCCCCTGAAACTCAAGCAAAATGGCTGGCTAGGTAGCTACGCCTTGGGTGCAAGTTATATCACCCTACCTTGGTCTACAGGACACGCTTTGTTTGGTGAACTGAATTCCACAATTGTGATTTTGACAATGTTCTACAGCTTGGCTGGATTGGGCATTGCCATTGTCAATGATTTTAAGAGTGTAGAAGGCGATCGCCAGCTAGGATTAAATTCATTACCCGTAATGTTTGGGATTACCACTGCGGCATGGATTTGTGTAGTGACAATTGATGTATTTCAAGGATTTATTGCCGCTTATCTTGTCAGCATCCATGAGAATTTGTATGCAGCAATATTAGTGCTGTTAATCATCCCACAAATCACCTTGCAAGATATGTATTTCTTGCGCGACCCCGTGAAAAATGATGTTAAGTACCAAGCAAGCGCCCAACCATTCCTTGTTCTCGGAATGTTGGTAACAGGTTTAGCGCTAGGTCATGCTGGCATTTAA
- a CDS encoding MDR/zinc-dependent alcohol dehydrogenase-like family protein, with product MKGLWLENNQLQLRTDIPIPEPPAGEALIRVLRAGICNTDLELLRGYYPYTGILGHEFVGVVEKGPEHLVNQRVVGEINAVCRHCRFCRSGQPTHCENRTVLGIVNRNGAFGEYLCLPIDNLYLVPENVPTEVATFTEPIAAALEIQQQVPLRPNDRVLVVGDGKLGQLVAQTLALTGCELLAVGRHQDKLANLEARGIKTGLTDAVKDRYFDISVECTGNPEGFAIARRALRPRGTLVLKSTYAGNLSLDVSSLVVDEITLIGSRCGPFAPALQLLATGQVDVQPLIHATYPLIEGLVAFEHAQSRGVLKILLEISH from the coding sequence ATGAAAGGACTTTGGCTCGAAAATAACCAGTTGCAACTACGCACAGATATTCCCATTCCTGAACCGCCAGCAGGAGAAGCCTTAATACGTGTCTTGCGTGCGGGTATCTGCAACACTGACTTAGAACTACTCAGAGGCTACTATCCCTACACTGGGATTTTGGGGCATGAATTTGTCGGCGTGGTTGAAAAAGGGCCAGAACACTTAGTTAATCAACGTGTAGTTGGAGAAATCAATGCTGTGTGTCGGCATTGTCGGTTTTGTCGCAGTGGACAACCAACTCACTGCGAAAATCGCACAGTTCTAGGTATTGTCAACCGGAATGGAGCTTTTGGTGAATATCTCTGTTTGCCAATAGATAACTTATATTTAGTACCTGAGAATGTGCCGACAGAAGTAGCAACATTTACCGAACCCATCGCAGCAGCTTTGGAAATTCAGCAGCAAGTGCCATTGCGTCCAAACGATCGCGTGTTAGTGGTTGGAGATGGTAAATTAGGGCAGTTAGTAGCCCAGACATTAGCCTTAACTGGCTGTGAACTCTTAGCTGTGGGGCGACATCAAGACAAACTTGCTAACTTAGAGGCACGTGGAATTAAAACTGGTTTAACTGATGCTGTCAAAGATCGATATTTCGATATCTCAGTAGAATGTACTGGCAATCCAGAAGGATTTGCGATCGCCCGCCGCGCCCTCCGTCCCCGTGGTACTCTTGTACTTAAAAGTACTTATGCTGGCAACCTCAGCCTAGATGTTTCCTCTTTAGTAGTGGATGAAATCACTCTTATAGGCTCCCGTTGTGGGCCCTTTGCCCCAGCCCTCCAGCTACTAGCCACAGGACAAGTTGACGTGCAACCCCTGATTCATGCCACCTACCCTCTCATTGAAGGGCTTGTAGCCTTTGAACACGCCCAGAGTAGGGGTGTTTTAAAAATATTGTTAGAGATTAGTCATTAG
- a CDS encoding inositol monophosphatase family protein, whose product MNDFWTTILDFAQTTTTRVGKQLMQDFGQVQASQKADGSLVTQADKWADQEIRDAIASTFSGYGILSEESDQSFPGTEWCWVIDPLDGTTNFTRGIPIWTISLGLLYRGTPIFGYVYAPTLNQAFYGFWPGSSGLETPTGAFLNHHPIHTSGDSPSNNHFFNLCSRSTAVIKNGFPCKIRMLGVASYNFLTVATGATLGGIEATPKVWDLAGAWVIVQAAGGVWLSLKSEPFPLSAGEDYSDRSFPTLVVSRPELVPVFQPFLDGVKI is encoded by the coding sequence ATGAATGATTTTTGGACAACAATTCTTGATTTTGCTCAAACTACTACTACCAGAGTGGGCAAGCAGCTAATGCAAGATTTTGGGCAAGTACAGGCTTCTCAAAAAGCTGATGGTAGTTTGGTGACGCAAGCAGATAAATGGGCAGATCAAGAAATTCGGGATGCGATCGCTTCTACTTTCTCTGGTTACGGTATTTTGAGTGAAGAAAGCGATCAATCATTTCCCGGTACTGAATGGTGCTGGGTAATTGACCCTCTTGATGGTACAACCAACTTCACACGTGGCATTCCCATCTGGACAATATCTCTGGGTTTACTGTATCGAGGCACGCCCATTTTTGGGTATGTTTACGCACCAACCTTAAATCAAGCCTTTTATGGTTTCTGGCCTGGTTCATCTGGGTTAGAAACGCCAACAGGAGCATTTCTCAATCACCACCCCATCCATACCAGTGGTGATAGTCCCAGCAACAATCACTTTTTCAACCTCTGTTCTCGCAGCACCGCAGTTATCAAAAATGGCTTTCCCTGTAAAATTCGGATGCTGGGTGTGGCTAGCTATAACTTTTTGACGGTTGCAACTGGGGCTACTCTGGGTGGTATTGAGGCTACACCAAAAGTTTGGGACTTAGCTGGTGCTTGGGTGATTGTCCAGGCTGCTGGCGGGGTATGGTTATCGCTGAAGTCAGAACCGTTTCCGTTGTCAGCAGGAGAAGATTATAGCGATCGCTCTTTTCCCACCCTTGTTGTCAGTCGTCCTGAATTAGTTCCAGTATTTCAACCTTTTCTAGATGGCGTAAAAATCTAA
- a CDS encoding BCD family MFS transporter encodes MASGEVFDTKTKSLSVPRVNLLTMFRLGLFQMGLSMMSILTLGVLNRVMIQEIAIPATLVSVVLALPLFVAPSRIWFGQISDAKPLWGYHRTAYVWVGAAIFAIAAFLAIQVIWQLNLAASSAGGWAWTTQTIGWTALLALVFAIYGLGISASGTAFAALLVDISEEDNRSKVVGVVWSMLMVGIIVGAIISASLLKQLTPEATLETLQTSITRLFTIVPAIVFGLAIAATLGVEKKYSQYSTRSTLVNREDSITLGNAWKILTASPQTGIFFTFLLVMTISLFMQDPILEPYAGQVFKMPLAESTKLNVFYGTGLLIAYGITGFYIVPRLGKRRTARLGCMLVAFCSILLGISGFTANAAVLKLALVLFGLATGFLTTAAISLMLDLTAAEAAGTFIGAWGLAQSISRGIAVVIGGTVLDIGRKLLPNLELAYGLVFVLEAVGMVLSIWFLSRVNITEFQTSTKLAIASVLENDLD; translated from the coding sequence ATGGCAAGCGGTGAAGTATTTGATACCAAAACAAAATCCCTATCTGTGCCAAGGGTAAACCTGCTGACTATGTTCCGGTTGGGTTTATTTCAGATGGGGTTGAGCATGATGTCTATTTTGACTCTGGGCGTACTCAACAGAGTCATGATTCAAGAAATAGCAATTCCGGCGACGCTAGTATCAGTCGTTCTAGCACTGCCTTTATTTGTTGCTCCTTCCCGGATTTGGTTCGGCCAGATTTCCGATGCCAAGCCTTTATGGGGATACCACCGCACAGCTTATGTTTGGGTAGGCGCGGCAATATTTGCGATCGCAGCCTTTTTAGCTATACAAGTAATATGGCAACTCAATCTTGCCGCAAGCAGTGCAGGTGGTTGGGCATGGACAACGCAAACAATCGGCTGGACAGCACTTTTGGCTTTAGTTTTCGCTATATACGGTCTAGGAATTTCTGCTAGCGGTACTGCCTTTGCTGCTTTGTTGGTGGATATATCTGAAGAAGATAACCGTTCTAAAGTAGTTGGTGTGGTTTGGTCGATGTTAATGGTGGGGATTATTGTTGGGGCAATTATCAGTGCCAGTTTGCTGAAACAGTTAACGCCAGAAGCAACCTTAGAAACCTTACAGACATCTATCACCAGGCTGTTTACTATCGTCCCAGCAATTGTATTTGGTTTAGCGATCGCAGCGACATTGGGCGTAGAAAAAAAATACTCTCAATACTCAACCCGTTCTACACTGGTGAACCGGGAAGATAGCATTACTCTAGGGAATGCTTGGAAAATCTTGACAGCTAGTCCACAAACAGGTATATTTTTCACCTTTCTATTGGTGATGACTATCAGCTTGTTTATGCAAGACCCGATTTTGGAACCTTATGCGGGTCAAGTGTTTAAGATGCCCCTAGCGGAAAGTACCAAATTAAATGTTTTTTATGGAACGGGTTTACTGATTGCTTACGGAATTACTGGCTTTTATATTGTCCCGCGTTTGGGTAAGCGCAGAACTGCACGTTTAGGCTGTATGTTGGTAGCATTCTGTTCAATATTGCTGGGTATATCAGGATTCACAGCTAATGCAGCAGTTCTCAAACTAGCTTTGGTCTTATTTGGTTTAGCTACGGGTTTTTTAACAACGGCAGCAATTAGCTTGATGTTGGATCTCACCGCAGCAGAAGCCGCAGGTACATTTATTGGCGCATGGGGATTAGCGCAGTCCATTTCTAGAGGAATAGCGGTAGTAATCGGAGGTACGGTTTTGGATATTGGACGCAAGCTGCTACCAAACCTAGAGTTAGCTTATGGACTGGTATTTGTCCTAGAAGCCGTGGGAATGGTGCTGTCGATTTGGTTTCTGAGTCGGGTAAATATCACAGAATTTCAAACAAGTACAAAGCTTGCGATCGCTTCGGTTTTAGAAAACGATTTAGATTAA
- a CDS encoding aldo/keto reductase: MENITLGQNGPVVTPLCIGTWAWGDKLFWNYGDRYGAEQLQEAFTAALEAGITFFDTAEVYGMGLSEKFLGQFLQQTQQPVQIATKFGPLPWRFTAQSVSDALTDSLKRLQLERIALYQVHWPFAFFLSQETLMNALADEVKLGRIAAVGVSNYSAEQMRDAHQILAARGVPLAVNQVRYSLLSRQVETKGIITTARELGVTILAYSPLAQGLLTGKYSIDSAETPTGARKIDPRFKKEGLQKIAPVISLLRNFGEKYDRTPAQVALNWLIAQENVIPIAGVKTAEQVRQNAGALGWKLSDDEVGELELVSRLWL; encoded by the coding sequence GTGGAAAACATCACATTGGGGCAAAATGGCCCAGTTGTTACACCTTTGTGCATAGGCACTTGGGCTTGGGGTGATAAACTATTTTGGAATTATGGCGATCGCTACGGCGCAGAACAGTTACAAGAAGCCTTTACAGCAGCCTTAGAAGCTGGCATTACCTTCTTTGATACTGCTGAAGTCTACGGAATGGGACTATCAGAGAAATTTTTAGGGCAATTTTTGCAACAGACACAACAACCTGTACAAATCGCCACAAAATTTGGCCCCCTACCGTGGCGATTTACAGCCCAATCCGTATCTGATGCTTTAACAGATAGCCTCAAACGTCTGCAATTAGAGCGAATTGCCCTGTATCAAGTGCATTGGCCTTTTGCCTTCTTTTTAAGCCAAGAAACTCTGATGAACGCCCTAGCGGATGAAGTGAAGCTCGGCAGAATTGCCGCAGTCGGTGTAAGTAATTACTCAGCAGAGCAAATGCGAGACGCGCATCAAATATTGGCGGCTCGTGGAGTACCTTTGGCTGTGAACCAAGTGCGCTATTCTTTACTCAGTCGCCAAGTTGAAACCAAAGGTATTATCACAACTGCCCGTGAGTTAGGTGTGACTATCCTGGCATATAGTCCTTTAGCTCAGGGATTACTCACAGGTAAATACAGTATTGATAGTGCAGAAACCCCCACTGGTGCAAGGAAAATAGACCCGCGATTTAAGAAAGAAGGTCTGCAAAAAATTGCTCCAGTTATCTCTTTGCTACGCAATTTTGGGGAAAAATACGATCGCACCCCCGCCCAAGTTGCTCTCAACTGGTTAATTGCTCAGGAGAATGTTATTCCCATTGCTGGAGTCAAGACAGCCGAACAAGTGCGGCAGAATGCTGGTGCTTTGGGGTGGAAATTGAGCGACGATGAAGTTGGAGAGTTAGAACTAGTTAGTCGTCTTTGGCTGTAG
- a CDS encoding Uma2 family endonuclease, whose amino-acid sequence MFTIPDLEQLQVEHPEWQMELVDGNIVVMGPSDYESEEIGIEFARQLANWVRPQRLGRVTGSSAGFILPTLETDNEKRNLRAPDVSFVHADRLKTSKRDFVELVPDLMVEIKSKSDRIKSLVEKIQLFLQLGSTVGILIDPDKLTLTVYRLNQEPIILQDNDRLTLPDLLPGWELIVSEIWPPVFE is encoded by the coding sequence ATGTTCACTATTCCAGACTTAGAGCAACTACAAGTAGAGCATCCAGAATGGCAGATGGAGCTAGTAGACGGAAATATAGTTGTTATGGGGCCATCAGATTATGAGTCAGAGGAAATAGGCATAGAGTTTGCGCGGCAATTGGCTAATTGGGTGCGCCCACAGAGGCTAGGACGGGTAACTGGTTCTAGTGCGGGTTTTATTTTGCCTACATTAGAAACTGATAACGAAAAACGAAATCTCCGCGCTCCCGATGTATCTTTTGTTCATGCTGATAGATTAAAAACAAGCAAGCGCGACTTTGTGGAACTCGTACCTGACTTGATGGTTGAAATAAAATCTAAGTCAGATCGAATTAAATCACTGGTAGAAAAGATTCAGCTATTCTTACAACTCGGATCTACTGTTGGTATCCTAATTGATCCTGACAAATTGACACTCACAGTTTATCGACTCAATCAAGAACCAATAATTTTGCAGGATAACGATAGACTGACACTACCAGACTTATTACCAGGTTGGGAGCTAATAGTGTCAGAAATTTGGCCTCCTGTGTTTGAGTAG